A portion of the Cryptomeria japonica chromosome 5, Sugi_1.0, whole genome shotgun sequence genome contains these proteins:
- the LOC131855989 gene encoding pentatricopeptide repeat-containing protein At4g14050, mitochondrial-like: protein MLVTRYQIRNINTVSTLKQLLQFNQHTFNDYGCDNLRFKAIQCMEVDFTSFASLLKQCTKTKAVAQGKIAHAYIIKTGFQQEVFVGNNLINLYAKCGMLKDARKVFDKMSKRGVISWTALMTAYAQSGHGCEALEIFMQMQVDGLKPDNYTLATAVNACSSLAALERGKQVHGHFIAGGFELDDVAKSALMDMYAKCGCLEDARQMFDNITERNPVSWNGMVLGYAQNGRLDDAWKLFCQMPKPDTLTWTVIIVGYVQIGDGVRAVELFHQMLNEGVKSDHFTLSSILGACAGLAVLEQGRQFHAYATGTGFESSVFVGNALVDMYSKCGAMEDALHLFNRMLIRDIVSWTTMIVGCAEHGQGKEALQLYKQMLSAGLTPNNITFVGLLYACSHAGLVEEGFRYFNSMTQDYDISPTLEHYTCVLDLLGRAGFLNEAEEFVSNMPVKPDATIWRALLGACRIHGNTDKAQRTAERLIELKLEDSSTYVLLSNTYAAAGRWEDVAKVRKLMIGRELKKQPGCSWIEVRHKTHVFFVGEISHPQKVEIHAMLEWLFAQMKAVGYYPNTNLVLHNVEDY, encoded by the coding sequence ATGCTTGTTACAAGGTATCAGATCAGAAACATCAACACTGTCTCCACGTTAAAACAATTACTGCAGTTCAATCAACATACATTCAACGACTATGGCTGCGACAATCTACGGTTTAAAGCTATACAATGCATGGAGGTAGACTTCACTTCCTTTGCTTCTCTTTTAAAGCAATGCACCAAGACGAAAGCCGTTGCACAGGGCAAGATTGCACATGCTTACATCATCAAAACTGGATTTCAGCAAGAGGTCTTCGTGGGGAACAACCTCATCAACCTGTATGCAAAATGTGGTATGTTGAAGGATGCACGTAAAGTGTTCGACAAAATGTCTAAGCGAGGAGTCATCTCGTGGACTGCTCTGATGACAGCGTACGCTCAAAGTGGCCATGGATGTGAGGCCCTGGAGATTTTTATGCAGATGCAAGTTGATGGCTTAAAGCCAGACAATTACACGTTGGCTACTGCTGTAAATGCGTGCTCGAGTCTTGCAGCTCTAGAACGCGGAAAACAGGTACATGGCCATTTTATTGCTGGTGGATTTGAGTTGGATGATGTTGCTAAGAGTGCACTTATGGACATGTATGCTAAATGTGGATGTTTAGAGGATGCGCGTCAAATGTTTGACAACATTACTGAAAGAAATCCTGTTTCATGGAATGGGATGGTTTTAGGTTATGCTCAGAATGGACGCTTGGATGATGCATGGAAACTCTTTTGCCAAATGCCTAAACCTGATACGTTAACGTGGACTGTGATTATAGTGGGATATGTGCAGATTGGTGATGGTGTTCGGGCTGTGGAACTCTTCCACCAAATGCTGAATGAAGGTGTCAAATCAGATCACTTCACCTTATCTAGTATTCTAGGCGCATGTGCAGGTTTAGCAGTCTTAGAACAAGGTAGACAATTTCATGCCTATGCCACTGGAACTGGATTTGAGTCGAGTGTTTTTGTTGGAAACGCTCTTGTCGACATGTATTCTAAATGTGGTGCCATGGAGGATGCACTTCATCTCTTCAACAGAATGCTTATCCGGGATATAGTCTCTTGGACTACTATGATTGTAGGATGTGCTGAGCATGGACAGGGTAAAGAGGCACTTCAACTCTACAAACAAATGTTGTCGGCAGGTTTGACGCCAAATAATATCACATTTGTAGGTTTACTTTATGCATGCAGCCATGCAGGCCTAGTGGAAGAAGGTTTCCGTTACTTCAATTCAATGACCCAAGATTATGACATTAGTCCAACTCTGGAGCACTATACCTGCGTACTTGATCTTCTTGGCCGTGCTGGGTTTCTGAATGAGGCAGAGGAGTTTGTGAGTAACATGCCCGTCAAACCCGATGCAACAATATGGAGGGCTTTGCTTGGAGCATGCAGAATTCACGGCAATACAGATAAAGCGCAACGCACAGCCGAAAGACTTATTGAGCTGAAACTGGAGGATTCTTCGACTTATGTTTTACTGTCAAACACTTACGCTGCTGCTGGTAGGTGGGAAGATGTTGCAAAGGTGAGAAAATTAATGATAGGTAGAGAGCTGAAAAAACAGCCTGGGTGCAGCTGGATTGAGGTAAGACATAAGACACATGTATTTTTTGTCGGTGAAATTTCACACCCACAGAAAGTGGAGATCCATGCAATGCTGGAATGGTTGTTTGCACAAATGAAGGCAGTTGGGTATTATCCAAATACAAATTTGGTATTGCACAATGTGGAAGATTATTAG